One genomic segment of candidate division KSB1 bacterium includes these proteins:
- the ndk gene encoding nucleoside-diphosphate kinase gives MERTLAILKPDCVSAGKMGKVLARIEAAGFRILAMKMVRLTPETAGKFYEVHKERPFYKDLVSFMCSDRVVPLALEKENAVADFRKLIGATDPAQAEPGTIRKDFATSKQNNIVHGSDSPENGRLEVAFFFSEKELLETM, from the coding sequence TTGGAACGTACGCTGGCAATTTTGAAGCCGGATTGTGTCTCGGCTGGGAAAATGGGCAAAGTTTTGGCGCGTATCGAAGCCGCGGGTTTTCGCATTCTGGCCATGAAAATGGTACGCCTGACACCGGAAACCGCCGGCAAATTTTACGAGGTGCACAAGGAACGCCCCTTCTATAAAGATCTGGTCAGCTTCATGTGCAGCGACCGTGTGGTGCCGCTGGCGTTGGAAAAAGAAAATGCGGTGGCCGACTTTCGCAAGCTGATCGGCGCCACCGATCCCGCACAGGCCGAGCCCGGCACTATTCGCAAGGATTTTGCAACGAGCAAGCAAAACAACATCGTGCATGGCTCCGATTCACCGGAAAATGGCCGGCTGGAAGTCGCGTTCTTCTTCTCGGAAAAGGAGCTGTTGGAAACAATGTGA
- a CDS encoding DUF177 domain-containing protein produces MKISLVGLAEGVHHLHFEEQPASCGIIDHPNLFNPVHIEVDLEKRAASLFLRNRIETVGRFHCDRCLKEVELTITDIGRVIFSNDEELRALAEDEVHPLAQDAREVDITDDLRDLLLLAIPAKILCAETCKGLCPHCGVDLNTETCRCGARPIDARWQALQKLIN; encoded by the coding sequence ATGAAGATTTCCCTTGTTGGACTCGCAGAAGGCGTTCATCACCTTCACTTTGAAGAACAGCCGGCGAGTTGCGGTATCATCGATCATCCCAACCTATTCAATCCGGTGCACATCGAGGTTGACCTGGAGAAACGGGCGGCAAGCCTCTTCTTGCGCAATCGTATTGAGACGGTTGGCCGCTTCCATTGCGATCGTTGCCTGAAAGAAGTGGAGTTGACGATCACCGACATCGGCCGGGTCATTTTCTCCAATGATGAGGAGTTGCGCGCGCTTGCCGAAGACGAAGTGCATCCCCTGGCACAGGACGCGCGGGAGGTGGACATTACCGATGATCTGCGAGACTTGCTGTTGCTGGCGATCCCCGCAAAAATTCTCTGTGCCGAGACCTGCAAGGGGCTTTGCCCGCATTGCGGGGTGGACTTGAATACAGAAACCTGCCGGTGCGGCGCACGACCAATCGATGCGCGCTGGCAGGCATTGCAAAAACTGATCAACTGA
- the rpmF gene encoding 50S ribosomal protein L32, which translates to MPNPKRRHSRTRRDKRRTHWKLEAAKIIKCSHCHQPKLPHRVCPNCGYYNDRSVFLPREST; encoded by the coding sequence GTGCCCAATCCGAAACGACGTCACTCCCGCACACGCCGCGACAAACGGCGCACACACTGGAAGCTGGAGGCGGCCAAAATCATCAAATGCAGCCACTGCCATCAACCCAAATTGCCCCATCGTGTCTGCCCAAACTGCGGTTATTATAACGATCGCTCCGTATTTTTGCCGCGCGAGTCAACCTGA
- the plsX gene encoding phosphate acyltransferase PlsX, with product MRIALDAMGGDFAPAAIVQGGLEAARLNDGKCEIVFVGDRAQIEQEISRHPLLTRGDRLHFSIHHASEKIEMTDSPAAALKKKKDASILVANQLHQKRQVDAVVSAGHTGAAMAASLFVLGRIVGVNRPGIGSLIPNGNGVTMLIDVGANVDAKPIHLLQYGLMGSIFMERVVGLERPKVALLSIGEERSKGTEVTREAYELLEQSSINFIGNVEGRDILQAKADVVVCDGFVGNVILKYTESLGSVFRRHIKRQIGKKIFLNLGAFLMQPTFKGLRKIFDYEEYGGAPLLGVDGVTIICHGSSTPKAIRNAIREAMAMVREGINQIIRQELEAFEVRKGVSLVEQDA from the coding sequence ATGCGGATTGCCCTGGATGCCATGGGAGGAGACTTCGCACCGGCCGCGATCGTGCAAGGTGGTTTGGAAGCGGCACGGCTCAACGATGGCAAATGTGAAATCGTTTTTGTCGGTGATCGGGCTCAAATCGAACAGGAAATCAGCCGTCACCCCCTGCTGACGCGCGGCGACCGGTTGCACTTTTCGATTCATCACGCCTCCGAAAAGATCGAGATGACCGACTCGCCCGCCGCGGCACTGAAGAAGAAAAAAGACGCCTCGATCCTGGTGGCCAATCAGTTGCATCAAAAGCGGCAGGTGGATGCCGTCGTGAGTGCCGGCCACACCGGCGCAGCGATGGCCGCCTCCCTGTTCGTGCTCGGCCGTATCGTCGGCGTCAACCGTCCGGGTATCGGCTCCCTGATTCCCAACGGCAACGGCGTAACCATGTTGATCGATGTGGGCGCCAATGTGGATGCCAAGCCCATCCATCTCCTGCAATATGGCTTGATGGGCAGCATTTTCATGGAACGGGTGGTTGGGTTGGAGCGGCCCAAGGTCGCGTTGCTCAGCATCGGCGAAGAACGCTCCAAGGGGACGGAGGTCACCCGCGAAGCCTATGAGCTGCTGGAGCAGAGCAGCATCAACTTCATCGGCAATGTCGAGGGCCGGGACATTTTGCAGGCGAAGGCGGACGTGGTGGTCTGCGACGGTTTTGTCGGCAACGTCATTTTGAAGTACACCGAAAGCCTCGGCAGTGTTTTCCGCCGCCATATCAAGCGCCAGATCGGAAAGAAAATCTTCCTGAACCTCGGCGCCTTTTTGATGCAGCCCACTTTCAAGGGGCTGCGCAAGATTTTCGACTACGAAGAATACGGCGGCGCACCCCTGCTCGGTGTTGATGGTGTCACCATCATCTGCCACGGTTCCTCCACTCCGAAAGCCATTCGCAACGCCATCCGGGAAGCGATGGCCATGGTGCGCGAAGGCATCAATCAAATCATTCGTCAGGAGCTGGAAGCATTCGAAGTTCGAAAGGGAGTTTCACTCGTTGAACAAGACGCCTAA
- a CDS encoding ketoacyl-ACP synthase III — MVLGTGRAVPERVLTNADLEKMVDTSDEWIRSRTGIERRFIAGPDDLTSKLCATAGRKALAKAGLPAEELDAIIIGTVTGDAYFPSTACYVQEMLGATRAAAFDLSAACSGFIYSLTMADSMIAAGKARHVLVIGGEILSRITDWTDRATCVLFGDGAGAMVLGPAQGESGILDTLIKSDGRLTSLLCMIGGGTRVPFEVAVAERMFRIEMQGPEVFKHAVTAMGDAAAGLLERNNLTGEQVNLLIPHQANLRIIMATAKRVNMPMEKVYVNVQNYGNTSAASIPIAIDEAFEVGRLHPNDLCLMVAFGGGFTWGSALIRF, encoded by the coding sequence ATGGTTCTGGGAACGGGGCGGGCCGTCCCCGAACGTGTACTGACCAATGCAGACCTCGAGAAAATGGTGGACACGAGCGATGAATGGATTCGCTCGCGCACCGGCATCGAACGACGTTTCATCGCCGGGCCGGACGATTTGACCTCCAAACTCTGTGCAACAGCCGGCCGCAAAGCGCTGGCCAAGGCCGGGCTGCCCGCGGAAGAATTGGATGCCATCATCATCGGCACCGTGACCGGTGATGCCTATTTCCCTTCGACGGCCTGCTACGTGCAGGAGATGCTGGGCGCCACACGCGCGGCTGCCTTCGATCTCTCTGCCGCCTGCTCCGGTTTCATCTACAGCCTGACCATGGCCGACAGCATGATTGCGGCGGGCAAGGCGCGCCATGTGCTGGTGATTGGCGGTGAAATTTTGAGCCGCATCACCGACTGGACCGACCGCGCCACCTGCGTCCTGTTCGGTGACGGCGCCGGTGCCATGGTGCTCGGTCCGGCGCAGGGCGAGAGCGGCATCCTCGACACCCTCATCAAAAGCGATGGCCGCCTCACCAGCCTGCTGTGCATGATCGGCGGGGGCACGCGCGTGCCCTTTGAAGTCGCGGTCGCGGAAAGAATGTTTCGCATCGAGATGCAAGGTCCGGAAGTGTTCAAACACGCCGTCACCGCGATGGGCGATGCCGCCGCGGGCCTGCTGGAGCGCAACAATCTCACCGGCGAGCAGGTGAATTTGTTGATTCCCCATCAGGCCAATTTGCGCATCATCATGGCCACCGCCAAGCGCGTCAACATGCCGATGGAAAAAGTCTACGTCAATGTGCAAAATTACGGCAACACCTCCGCCGCCTCCATCCCGATCGCCATCGATGAGGCCTTTGAAGTGGGCCGCCTGCATCCGAACGACCTCTGCCTGATGGTGGCTTTTGGGGGCGGTTTCACCTGGGGTTCGGCATTGATTCGGTTTTAG
- the fabD gene encoding ACP S-malonyltransferase → MHAKIAFLFPGQASQFVGMARDLHEAYPVARDLFRQANEVLGFDIAKVCFAGPLEELTRTSITQPAILIHSVIVARLLQERGMLPAMAAGHSLGEYSALVAAQALSFEEALRLVKLRGELMEAAGRKQPGTMAAIMGLAPEAVDAVCRAVTEELAPQQQVVQAANFNSHEQTVISGHLAAVEKAMALAKQRGAKLAKLLVVGGAFHSPLMAGARQGLQQALRAAPFADARCPIYTNVTARPEQAAAVLRERLEQQLTSPVNWVATIENMIADGAQQFYEVGPGKVLAGLLKRINKARTAITVGTVAELQSLMQT, encoded by the coding sequence ATGCACGCAAAGATCGCCTTTCTTTTCCCGGGACAAGCCTCGCAGTTTGTCGGCATGGCCAGGGACCTCCACGAAGCCTACCCGGTCGCGCGTGACCTGTTCCGGCAGGCCAATGAAGTGCTGGGCTTTGATATTGCGAAAGTTTGTTTCGCAGGTCCGCTGGAAGAATTGACACGCACTTCGATCACGCAGCCGGCCATTCTGATTCACAGCGTGATTGTGGCCCGGTTGCTGCAGGAGCGGGGGATGCTGCCGGCCATGGCCGCCGGTCACAGTCTGGGTGAATATTCCGCGCTGGTGGCGGCGCAGGCCTTGAGTTTTGAAGAAGCCCTGCGGCTGGTGAAGCTGCGCGGGGAGTTGATGGAAGCCGCCGGCCGGAAACAGCCCGGCACCATGGCGGCCATCATGGGCCTGGCGCCGGAGGCGGTCGATGCCGTTTGCCGTGCCGTTACGGAAGAACTGGCGCCGCAGCAACAAGTAGTGCAGGCCGCCAATTTCAATTCGCATGAGCAGACCGTGATTTCCGGCCACCTCGCAGCGGTGGAGAAAGCCATGGCGCTTGCCAAACAGCGCGGCGCCAAGCTGGCGAAATTACTGGTAGTGGGCGGCGCTTTCCACTCACCCTTGATGGCGGGCGCGCGCCAGGGGCTGCAACAGGCCTTGCGGGCGGCGCCTTTCGCTGATGCCCGCTGCCCAATCTACACCAACGTCACCGCCCGGCCCGAACAGGCGGCGGCTGTCCTGCGTGAAAGGCTGGAGCAGCAACTCACCAGCCCGGTGAACTGGGTGGCGACCATCGAAAACATGATTGCGGATGGCGCGCAGCAGTTTTATGAAGTGGGTCCGGGCAAGGTGCTGGCCGGCCTGCTGAAGCGGATCAACAAAGCCCGCACCGCCATCACGGTTGGCACCGTTGCCGAATTGCAGTCGCTGATGCAGACTTGA
- the fabG gene encoding 3-oxoacyl-[acyl-carrier-protein] reductase, giving the protein MALLQDKIAIVTGGSRGIGRAIAVRFAAAGAKVVLTGRSLESAGKVAEEIRAQGGEAVAQAVNAAVAEEVEGLIKSTVDRFGRLDILVNNAGITRDNLLVRMRGEEWQEVLDTNLTGVFNHLRAASRVMIRQRSGKIINITSIVALMGNKGQANYCAAKAGVIGLTKSAARELASRNIQVNAVAPGFIDTDMTAVLGESVRETLLQSIPLGRLGTPGEVAGLVLFLASPEADYITGQVINIDGGMVMA; this is encoded by the coding sequence ATGGCCCTCTTGCAAGACAAAATTGCCATCGTCACCGGCGGCAGCCGTGGCATCGGCAGGGCGATTGCAGTGCGCTTCGCCGCGGCAGGGGCAAAAGTCGTGCTCACCGGCCGCAGCCTGGAATCCGCCGGGAAAGTGGCCGAGGAAATACGCGCGCAGGGCGGGGAGGCGGTGGCGCAGGCGGTGAATGCCGCGGTGGCAGAAGAAGTGGAGGGGCTGATCAAGAGCACGGTGGACCGTTTCGGCCGCCTCGATATTTTGGTCAACAATGCCGGCATCACGCGCGACAATCTGCTGGTGCGCATGCGCGGGGAGGAATGGCAGGAGGTGCTCGACACCAACCTCACCGGCGTGTTCAATCACCTGCGCGCGGCGAGCCGGGTGATGATCCGGCAGCGCAGCGGCAAGATCATCAACATCACTTCCATCGTGGCGCTGATGGGCAACAAGGGGCAGGCGAATTATTGCGCCGCCAAAGCCGGGGTCATCGGTTTGACCAAATCAGCGGCCCGCGAGCTCGCCAGCCGCAACATTCAGGTGAATGCCGTGGCGCCGGGTTTCATTGACACCGACATGACGGCAGTGCTGGGGGAGAGTGTCCGCGAGACGCTGTTACAATCGATTCCTCTCGGCCGCTTGGGAACACCCGGGGAAGTGGCGGGTCTGGTGTTGTTTCTGGCGTCCCCGGAGGCGGATTACATCACCGGCCAGGTGATCAACATCGACGGCGGCATGGTGATGGCATGA
- a CDS encoding acyl carrier protein: MSDIESKVKQIIVDQLGVDASQVTNEASFIEDLGADSLDTVELVMAFEEEFDIEIPDEEAEKLTTVGQALEYLKKKKAAA, from the coding sequence ATGTCCGATATTGAAAGCAAAGTGAAACAGATCATCGTGGATCAGCTCGGCGTCGATGCCAGCCAGGTTACCAACGAAGCCAGTTTCATCGAGGATCTCGGCGCGGATTCCCTCGACACGGTCGAGCTGGTCATGGCATTCGAAGAGGAATTCGACATCGAAATTCCCGATGAGGAGGCCGAGAAGCTCACCACGGTCGGCCAGGCCCTGGAGTATTTGAAAAAGAAAAAGGCAGCCGCCTGA
- the fabF gene encoding beta-ketoacyl-ACP synthase II, translated as MQKRRVVVTGLGAISPLGNNVKDTWENALAGKSGVARITRFDPEAVAVETKFAAEVKDFDPTNYIDRKEARRMDLFVQYAMAAASEAIASARLQQAGIDTSRVGVIVSSGIGGLATLEREFQKCMEKGVSRLSPFFIPMMISDMAAGHISIQYGFKGPNYAITSACASSSHAVCEGFRTIERGEADIMICGGSEAAITPMGIGGFNAMKALSTRNEDPPRASRPFDKERDGFVMGEGAGILVLEALESARRRGVEILGEIVGLGSTADAYHITAPAPGGEGAIRAMRQALKMAGISPAEVQHINAHGTSTPANDKAETDAIAQVFGEHASQLNINSTKSMHGHLLGAAGAVELILTLLACRHNAIPPTINQFTPDPECYLCYTPNEAVYREVEYALSNSFGFGGHNVTIAVRKFSDV; from the coding sequence ATGCAAAAAAGACGAGTGGTGGTAACCGGTCTCGGGGCCATCTCGCCGCTGGGAAACAACGTCAAAGACACGTGGGAGAACGCCCTTGCCGGCAAGTCGGGCGTTGCCAGGATCACCCGGTTCGACCCGGAAGCCGTGGCAGTGGAAACCAAGTTTGCCGCGGAGGTAAAGGATTTTGACCCCACGAACTACATTGACCGCAAAGAGGCCCGCCGCATGGATCTCTTCGTGCAATATGCCATGGCGGCGGCCTCCGAGGCCATTGCGTCTGCCCGCCTGCAGCAAGCCGGCATCGATACGAGCCGCGTGGGCGTCATCGTCAGCTCGGGCATCGGCGGCCTGGCCACTCTGGAGCGGGAATTCCAAAAGTGCATGGAAAAAGGTGTTTCCCGTCTCAGCCCGTTTTTCATTCCCATGATGATTTCGGATATGGCCGCCGGCCATATTTCCATTCAATACGGTTTCAAGGGCCCCAACTACGCCATCACCTCCGCCTGCGCCTCCAGCTCGCATGCCGTGTGCGAAGGCTTTCGTACCATCGAGCGTGGCGAGGCCGACATCATGATTTGCGGCGGCAGTGAGGCTGCGATTACGCCCATGGGCATCGGTGGCTTCAACGCCATGAAGGCGCTTTCCACCCGCAATGAGGATCCGCCGCGCGCCAGCCGGCCATTCGACAAGGAGCGCGACGGCTTCGTCATGGGCGAGGGGGCGGGCATCCTGGTGTTGGAGGCCCTGGAGAGTGCCCGCCGCCGCGGCGTCGAGATTCTCGGCGAGATCGTCGGGCTGGGCTCGACCGCGGATGCCTACCACATCACGGCGCCCGCGCCCGGCGGCGAGGGGGCGATACGCGCCATGCGGCAGGCGCTGAAAATGGCCGGCATTTCGCCGGCCGAGGTGCAGCACATCAACGCGCACGGCACCTCCACGCCCGCCAACGACAAAGCCGAAACCGACGCCATCGCGCAGGTGTTTGGCGAGCATGCGTCGCAGCTCAACATCAACTCGACCAAATCGATGCACGGCCATTTGCTCGGCGCCGCGGGCGCCGTCGAGTTGATCCTGACCCTGCTCGCCTGCCGCCACAATGCGATTCCGCCAACGATCAATCAGTTCACCCCCGACCCCGAATGTTACCTGTGCTACACCCCGAATGAAGCGGTTTACCGCGAAGTCGAGTACGCCCTGTCGAATTCCTTCGGGTTCGGGGGACATAACGTGACGATTGCCGTGAGAAAGTTTTCGGACGTTTGA
- the rnc gene encoding ribonuclease III, with amino-acid sequence MLLRLRQLFSRNGKTPPAPHQAQIKEFCELIGYRFRRRELITQALKHRSYLPQVNEHRSHSNERLELLGDSVLGLVVTEYLYHKFPEKEEGDITAIKSLLVSRKILTRIARKLDLGKFIFMSESEDLAGGRLRPSIIADAYEAVIGAVYLDGGLEQARSFVKQTLLCDMDQILSEEQHRNFKSILLELSQSRNLGTPYYNVLSEEGPDHNKIFTVEVRIQNRTMGLGVGNSKKRAEQNAAQHALAQLT; translated from the coding sequence ATGCTGCTTCGACTCCGACAGCTTTTCAGCAGGAATGGCAAGACCCCGCCAGCGCCTCATCAGGCGCAGATCAAGGAATTCTGTGAGCTGATCGGCTACCGTTTCCGCCGCCGGGAACTGATCACCCAGGCACTCAAGCACCGTTCCTACCTGCCGCAAGTCAACGAGCACCGCTCCCACTCCAATGAACGTCTGGAACTGCTGGGCGACTCCGTGCTCGGCCTGGTGGTCACCGAGTACCTCTATCACAAGTTTCCCGAAAAGGAAGAAGGCGACATCACCGCCATCAAATCGCTGCTGGTGAGCCGCAAGATTCTTACCCGCATTGCCCGCAAGCTCGATCTCGGCAAGTTCATCTTCATGAGTGAATCGGAGGACCTGGCCGGCGGCCGGCTGCGGCCTTCCATCATCGCCGATGCCTATGAAGCGGTCATTGGCGCGGTTTATCTCGATGGCGGTCTCGAACAGGCGCGCAGCTTCGTCAAGCAAACGCTGCTGTGCGATATGGATCAAATTCTCAGTGAGGAACAGCACCGCAACTTCAAAAGCATCCTGCTCGAACTCTCGCAAAGCCGCAATCTGGGCACTCCCTATTACAACGTCCTCTCCGAAGAGGGCCCCGACCACAACAAAATCTTCACCGTGGAAGTCAGAATCCAAAACCGCACCATGGGACTGGGGGTCGGCAATTCCAAGAAACGCGCCGAGCAAAATGCCGCCCAGCATGCTTTGGCGCAATTGACCTGA